The sequence below is a genomic window from Setaria italica strain Yugu1 chromosome IV, Setaria_italica_v2.0, whole genome shotgun sequence.
CGAAATATCAAACTGTGGAATGATAAATTAGATCTTTTATGACATGGATTCCTCATATATGTTGACTGGTAACAGAACATTCTCATGCAATCATGATTTGTAAGGACAAACAGTTTAGCTAAAATATGTATTGATTTACATACATGATGTTCATAACTACATTTCTTAGTACACTGAATCATGCTCTTCAgtgttttttccctctttttcaAGGCACATAACACATTGCACTCATGCTGCCACTTGGAATGCAAATGTATGCAATTTAAAATTAATCATCTACAGTAATATTCAAAgtaaacaacacatcatttCAACTTGGGTATGTTTCTTTATGGACTCTGATTCCATTATCAGTTTAACTGCACCAGTCCCAAGAAAAGGTTGCAACTGTTGGAGCATATTCCGGAAAGGTCATATTCATACGTCAACTGCAGCACGCTGCCCACAGCCAAAGAATATTGATCAAGACTCCGGTGGAGCTAGCATCACAACATCAGTTGCTGTGTCTCCTACATCTAATGCATCAGGACTGTTGGTGTCATAGCTTGCCCCATGCCCACATCCATTCGTGGCCTTTAGAATTACACGGCCTCCAGCTCTGAGCACTGTCCCAGCTCAAGGACGAGCTGTCTTCGAGGGGTGACGTGTTAAGTTAAAGTGTGCCAATTccataaaaaaaagttaaagtGTGCCAGCCCTGGCCAGTTCGGCAGCAACAGATAGGATTAGTTTGTTCAAGTTTATTAGCACGTAGGAATATAGGATTAGTTAGTATCTTGGATAAGATTTGTTAGTGAGTTTGTTACGCACCTTGTCTCATTGTCTATAAAAGGCTTGCCTCATAAATTAGGCAAGCAGGAAATACATCAAAGAAAGCAGCTCAGAGCCTCCAGAGGGAGGACTGAGTTAGCTGATCTATTCTGCTGTTCGTGTATCCAGTCCAATCAATAgtctacttcctccgtcccaaattaatattcgttttggtttttctagatacatcccTTTTGGTATGTATGTAgacataaatatatatctaggtgtgtTCTAGAAAAggcaaaatgaatagtaatttgggacggaggaagtacagcagcagcagcctacTTACTCCCAACGGTTTGCTTGTACAGGCGTTGATCCTTGTAATTTGAGAACACAACAACATTATTGTTAACCGCAAATGCACCACCTCCATATTCGTGAACCAGGGTACGTGCTGCAAACTCCTGAGGTATAACATCCACAGGCTTATCCTCCTCTTTTACAATGACCATGCGCCTGGACACAAATTCAGTCAAATATgattaaaaaacaaaatatttGAAACACAAACTGATTGAATGTTGCCAAGGAGTTGAAACGCTTGAAACATTGTGACAGACAAACAAACGCCCTAGCTGGACAACGAAAGGATAATCTCCTAGAATGTAACAAAGCGCGCAGGGCTACATCAAGGACCAGCAAAAAACTACCAAAAACAGAACTATTTAATGTGGCACACTACTAATCAACTGTAAATGAAGTCAACAACTGCCAGAACGTTTCATGTGCACACAAAAGGAAACACACTGGTTCAATATTTTCGAAGTAGTAGCAATATGTTATGTGCAGACAACAGAAACAGAATGCAATCTGTGTTCTCAAACtctgtttgctttcctttttttctttttgatgagAGACATGTAGGTCTATTGAAACATATTTATTTTGTAGCAACTTTCAGCAAGCTACTTTATCCACCAAGTACTTTTAGTTAAGTTATTATTCAGCATGTCCTGTTTTAACATGTTTTAACAGGTGAAACTGCATTACTTGGTCTATTTAATGCTCCATTTATTTGTACTTGTATTGCTCTATTCAAACCAACAAAAACAACAAAGACTTCAGTCTTAAAAATAATGGGGTAGGATAGAGATGAAACCCGACAAGAGCCATACGAACAGAAAAGGAAgttaaaaatattataaaaaatgCAGTATATATGCTAGTGGGCCGTTCTATTATAGGGTGATACTTTGACTACAAAATCAATTTTTGACCGAGAATGGTAGCCTTGCACAAGTACAAACATAGGCCAGAGATCAAACCCGACAAAAGCCATATGAACAGAAAAGGAAGttaaatatattatgaaaaATGCAGTATAAAGTACTAGTGCTACTATAATATAATACTCCGGCCGTTCTATTATAGGGTGATACTTTGACTGTGCAAAACCGATTTTTGACCAAGAATGGTAGCCTTGCACAAGTACAAACATTACGACAGTTCAAAACTAGGATGTGCAATTTGGGAGACCCTTCATATATGTTGCAGGGTTTAATTTACAAGATATAAAAGCTACCACCATCAAGATTTCCAGAAACATCACCGTGCCCACAGTTTTTGACGCGTTAACCAGTTAATCTCAGAAGTGAAAAGCTAATAATAATTACCCTTTCTCCTCAGGGCGGGTCTCGATCCACATGAGGCGGCCGTCCCCGGCGAGGGCGATGCCTTTGAGGTGCTTTTCGGCGCCGGCTACGACGTCCGCGGTGACCGGCGACCTCCAGGACCCGTAAGGCGCCGTCGTGGGCTTCACACCACCGCTGGCTGTTGAGGCACCGTCGGCGGGTGAGGCTGCGTGGGAGGAGGACGACATGCCAGGCGGCGaggcgagggcgcggcggcggcggactcggGGTTGGCGCGGCGAAGTTTTGCAATGGCCAAGTCTGGTGGCTCCTTTCTGTTTTAGTGGACTGTTTTTTAAGGATACTGAGTGGACTTTTCGTTTACCTTTGCCACTGAATTCGTCATCGGTTGATTTAAATTTTAAGGCGATGAATCAGCTTTATATATAAAATCCAATTGGCACATATTGTACGTACGTGAGCGTCGTGGAGCTGAACCACGCTTGAATTAGCATATATACAAGTGTTCAACATGAGAGTGTTTCGATGGTCTTTAACATATGccccatttttttaaaaaaaaaacctgcCATGATATTTTAGAGACAATCTATAACTGTATGGTATGGTTCTATTTCTTCACCGTCCACATACTTATAGTATGGTTCTCTTCTTTTGCCAACCATTCATGACGTCATGGTGGCCTTTTTTACCTCTTACTTAGAGCCCGCGTGGCCACGCAAGACCTGCTACCCTACTCCGAAGAATCTCCTTATCTTCATCTCTTCTCTACCTAGGATTCTAGGACTACAGAGTAATGGTGATGTTAATAAATCCTTTTATTGACTCACTCCGTCCCACATGACTAATGGAGTAATGGTGATTTTATTAACATcattccgtttcaaattgtaggccgTTTTGATTTTCCTAGATGCAGAGATTGATTTAGGCCCTTTTGTTGGGGTCAACTAACCCCGACGATCTTTCGCAAAACCAATGAAATTACTGTTATCCGCTGTTTAACAACGGTAAATATTCTGGCCTGCAACAATGATGACCCAGGCGCTATCGCATGCTGGATTCGCCCATGTGTATGTGTAGAtgcatataaatatttatgaatctagaaaaaccaaaacgactcCTAGAAGGCTAAGACTAATGTTGATACGTATAAACTTACCCCTTATTGTAActttactctctccgttccaaattgaaGTTCGCTTTGCCATTTTAGGTTTAttatttttgctatgcacctagatatacactatgtctatatacatagcaaaagttatgaatatcaaaatgccaaaacgacatacaatttggGACAAAGGGAGTAACCAGCTACAGGGACTTGTATAGGTCCCATAGGACCAAATTCTTAGGGCTAAATTCAAGTTTAAATCAAATTCTAGAAATTGATATAGCGCTCCTCTTCCAAACCGGCTCTGCAGGGACACTAGATCATGTTTCTTAATTCTTGCAAGAACTAGGCAGAAAACGTTTTAGTCTGTTTATTAGCAGGGGAGTCACTCAAAATGGTGTTTCCCATGAGAATCACCTCCCTCTTGGCACGTACGATCTCAcgatctcctccctcctctcatataCAATCACCATACTAGCCAAACGATTGCATAAAGCGCCACAATTGTTTGGTAGTACATAATCATCTCCATCTCACATGAACGGAAATAAGTATAGTTGGAACAGACGTACATACAGGGCAAAATAAGATTTCGATCGGTGAACGTTTAGTACTGTATTCTCAAAAGAAACTAATATGCTAAATTACTTTGCTAAACATGTCGTTGGCATGTACAAAACTTCGAACTGGATCAATCGAAGTTCTCAATCTTGATTGGAGTTATATCGTCTGCTACCTCGAAGTTCCCAACTAATCTTGCAAAGAACACCATCTGCTGCTCCAAGGTGAACTTGATGTTCTCAGTCTGTTCAAAATTGATAAAGTTATAAAATCCGTGCAGGTCAATTGAATTTGCTTGAAAGCCTGAAACGCAAGTACGTAGTATAACAGTGAGGTTACAACCTTGCGGAACCCATGTTGCTCCCCTTCGTATTCCACTAAGGCAACAGGCAAACCTCTCTCTTTCAAGGCATTGTATATTTTGCGTGCCTGATCTGGTGGCACAACCTGGAAAACATTAAATCAGATGAGCAGTTCGCAGGGGTAACCTCATCATATAACTATACTATGCTATTGAAACACCAATATACCACAAAGTAATGCAGTAATGATTGGTCAGCACATACCTTATCCTCCAACCCTTGAAACAATATCACTGGACATGTAAACTGATTGACAAAATTGATTGGTGATCTCTCATAGTAAGCTCTTTCATTTCCTAAAGGAACAGGATGAAGAAGTAAATGTAAATTAGATTAAGGAATTGGGTTAGCATCTTCCAAAAGAAATGTTTTGATAAAACATTTCTTACCCACAAGATTGTCCAGATAATGGGACTCAAATTTGTGTGTCTCAGCTCTCAACAGAGTCAAGTCCCCAACCTAATCAATTGGTAATACATCAACACAGCTGGTTATTATGGATGTCTATTACTTAAACAAAAGcctttatttcaaaaaaaaacataaacaaaagcCAAAATTACATAACAATATCAATCAAACAAATGCTTCACAAGCCAAAAGCATATTTTGATAATTCTATTAATGCAAATTACCAAGCACACATGCATTCTTTCTTTAGCTCCTTCAGAAATCAGAAAGTATGCCAGGTTTGATATACCATGCAATATCAATATAAGAGTGTGCATAGAAGTATAGGACCAACATGTTACTGCAAGTTGCAATTCTGAGAGAGGCACATGCATCAAACAAGGTAACTGGCACTTAGACAAAAGGATAACAGGGGTGAGCGGTAAATTGCCAAGCAAGaatagaagagagaaaatatCTGGTGTATATTTACGGCAAACACAAAATAGATTCTAGAAAGCTAAAACTTACACCATACAAAGAAGCTCCAGCCTTGAATGTGTCTCTGAATGCAAGTGAAGCTAAAGTAGTGTATCCACCTGCTGATCTACCAGTAATACAAAGGCGCCGCCCATCTACTTTCCCACTCTCCACCTTAGTAAAAGAAGTAATCAAGCATCAAAGTGCATTCTTATCTTCAACAAAAAGTCAAAATGCTAATTGACATTACAATAACTGCTCCAATGATGTACCAGAAATCTTGCACAGCCGCAACAATCATCAACGTCAACAATACCCCATTTCTCCAAAAGTCTCTCGCGATACTCTCTTCCATAACCTTCAGTTTATGTTTCAATAAAGTTCAACATTTGGTAGGGATATGGTTGTAGAAATGAGCTGGAGTCTTAGGCAAGACAACTTATAACAAATAAACTAAGTTTACACCTGACTGTACAGAAAGGGTTTAATCTAAACAAGTTGAGGACAAACCAGTGCTTCCTCCATAGTTAACATCAACATATGCCCACCCTCTACTTGTCCAATACTGGACACTGAGGTCCAAAATTGCACGTGTCTCAGCTGTAGGTCCTCCTGAAAATTGATAAGAGTATTAAAGGATACCATGGTTTTcatctgaaagaaaagaaagaatccAGTAGCCTATTTAACAAAACCATTTCTTTCAGTTAAGtaaccaagaaaagaaaaaatccaGCTGAAAGACCTGCATAATTCTTTCGATGGATCAAACTAAATAATTATTTCAAACATCAAAAGGCTGCAATACTTACCATGCGTTTTCACAAGCAATGGAGGTTTTTCATCTGGCAAACCTTGAAAATTGGGATTTGAAGGGGGGTAGAAATAGGCATAAGCTTTCTGGCCAGGCTTGGATGTGGGGAACTCAACAAGTTCTGGTGTGCTGAAGAAAGGTTTATATTGTGTGACATCTGGAGAGGAGGACCAGACTATTGAGAAATTGACTACTTTTGTTTTGCTCTCATTTAATGTCACCTGGATGACACAACAGATGCATCAATTGATAGTCGATACACAAAATTtggtggaaaaaaaatcatggacTTGACATCTGTTAAACCTTTGCAATAGACATTGGAATATTTGCAGAAGCACCTTCAATATAGAAGTAATCATCTGAAGCAACCTGCGAGACCAAGCAAGTAACAAGCCATTATACATAACAATTCACAAAACATATACACTTCAATTTTCCAAAATGTGGTGATGAAGATCTGAACACATACCACATTAGATAAATCAGAGAAAGGGATGTCAAGCATTGAAACTGAACCAGAATCGCAATCAAGCACACCAAGATATGACCTTCCTTGCTGCCTGGGTGGCATAGTTATTGCAATGGTAAGTGAAGATGGTAACAAACAAAAGTGAAAAATTATGAACAAATTTTCACTGATATCAATACCTGTAACTGAAAATGATGTTGCTGTTTCCAAGAAAATCATAGGAGCTGATGCCAAAAACCCACAATGGTCTTGTGAATTCAGCATCTAGTGCATACACTGGAACAATCTCATTGGTTTGTTCTACCTGATGACAACGCAGTGTGTAGAGAAATTATATGGCAGATACAGTTCAGATGATGAATAATGATAGAAAAAGGAGATGCAGCAATAATATTAATTTAGCTCGCTCATAAGTCATGAGCTCCAAATTTATACTAATGGCAGCAATCTCAATCATCCAAAATGATGTTACCACATACTCCCTAGGTTTGAAATAATAAGGCTTATTTATAATTTCGTTAGGACAACCCTATTAATATATATTTTGTGACAAAGTTGATGCCATTAGATTTGCATTCAGAAATACATTTTTATGAGTATACTTTTGTATCACATAAGTGAAATAGTAATAGagtaattattggtcaaagccTTGTCCAAACGAAACAAAAATGTTACTTATAATTTCAAATGAAGTGAGTACTGTCCAAAAATATCGAGAGTTGAGAGAAACTACTCACCCATTTGTAAATGTTCCAAAATCCACTCCCTCTGTCAGTTACAAAAAAAAGTTCTCCTGCAAGTTTGAATGCATTAGATGACATATGGTATGAAGTTACGTTGATCAGTCGTAGCAGTATGTGCTGTAAAATATATTGTTATTACTTATCAGGGTTCCATAGGAAATAATAATTCAATCACTAAGGTAGTGTGAACTGCAGACAAAAAAGGACCCCTCAAGCAGCAATGCATACATTCGGCTGGTCAATAACAAAGCACATTATTTCCATTTACCTAAAAAAGGAATTTGTGTATACATATCATGGAAATGGACTAAACTAGTTCATTTATTTGGAGCAAAGAAAGCTAAAGAAATTGTTGAATGCTGCATGATGTAAGACAAACAGAAACAAGTTACATGAAATCTCAATAGAGCATAATTAGCTCCAATTTCTGATGGGACAGCTGATAGAAGACTTgagtgagaaaaaaaataaaattaagagTCTCTTcccacaaaaaaaatattaagcTGATGTTATTATAACTTAACTATAACACATAAGTAGCATTTTTTAAAATCATTAAGAGTCCATACAAATATAGCAGGAGCATGGTACCTTCGGGAGACCATTTAGGTTCAGTAGGAGATTCAACCAACAGAGGATTGCCACCAGCAACACAAACCCGTTTTGCCAAGTCTCTGCAGACACCCAAAAAAAAACGTGGGGCTAAATCAGCAACAGTCAGAAGGAATTTCTGCTAAATGTTCAGTGTTTCCAAAAGAATCACAGTACCACAATGTAAGTTCAATATAACAGCCCCACATAGTCTCTAGGATTTTAGCAATTCAGTGTTTGCATATGCAAGTTTCAAGTCTCAATAATTTATCCATTCAtcataataaaaatataaatccAAGTAAAATAACAGGTGAGAAGGAGGAAGTACCTGATTTCCTACTGCTACTTCTAGAAATTTATTGGGTTAACTAAAATCTGATGTCTCATCTTTTAGATATTTATTAAAGTGGCCCCTAGGGTATTTAATAAATGAAGTGACCCTTATGTAGCATGTCGATATCCAAATGTCCTCCTGATACATTGCCTAATATGTTATTCAGAAGATAACGACACTTACCCACTTTCAGAGAAGTGGCCAACCCAAAGTTCTGATTTATCCCAGGGCATGTTTGGATGACTCCATTCAATCCATGCCATCCGCCTCTTATTTTGATCAATGCGAGGGAAAGCATAGAAATCGTTGCCACTGATCA
It includes:
- the LOC101764724 gene encoding uncharacterized protein LOC101764724 isoform X2 — encoded protein: MATRLASIFSTARGPASAPAHLLHRALPRALPRFRHRRACPSPPRMSSTSSAASPAPPATAAAGGDKPAAAPYGSWRSPITADVVSGADRRLGGIALAGDGRLLWIEGRPEEKGRMVIVKEEDKPVDVIPQEFAARTLAQEYGGGAFAVDKSVVVFSNYKDQRLYKQAIGIGDPPVPLTPDYGAPDVSYADGVFDPHFGRYVTVVEDRRKSSLNPTTTIAAINLSGDDTLELISGNDFYAFPRIDQNKRRMAWIEWSHPNMPWDKSELWVGHFSESGDLAKRVCVAGGNPLLVESPTEPKWSPEGELFFVTDRGSGFWNIYKWVEQTNEIVPVYALDAEFTRPLWVFGISSYDFLGNSNIIFSYRQQGRSYLGVLDCDSGSVSMLDIPFSDLSNVVASDDYFYIEGASANIPMSIAKVTLNESKTKVVNFSIVWSSSPDVTQYKPFFSTPELVEFPTSKPGQKAYAYFYPPSNPNFQGLPDEKPPLLVKTHGGPTAETRAILDLSVQYWTSRGWAYVDVNYGGSTGYGREYRERLLEKWGIVDVDDCCGCARFLVESGKVDGRRLCITGRSAGGYTTLASLAFRDTFKAGASLYGVGDLTLLRAETHKFESHYLDNLVGNERAYYERSPINFVNQFTCPVILFQGLEDKVVPPDQARKIYNALKERGLPVALVEYEGEQHGFRKTENIKFTLEQQMVFFARLVGNFEVADDITPIKIENFD
- the LOC101764724 gene encoding uncharacterized protein LOC101764724 isoform X1 is translated as MATRLASIFSTARGPASAPAHLLHRALPRALPRFRHRRACPSPPRMSSTSSAASPAPPATAAAGGDKPAAAPYGSWRSPITADVVSGADRRLGGIALAGDGRLLWIEGRPEEKGRMVIVKEEDKPVDVIPQEFAARTLAQEYGGGAFAVDKSVVVFSNYKDQRLYKQAIGIGDPPVPLTPDYGAPDVSYADGVFDPHFGRYVTVVEDRRKSSLNPTTTIAAINLSGDDTLEPKELISGNDFYAFPRIDQNKRRMAWIEWSHPNMPWDKSELWVGHFSESGDLAKRVCVAGGNPLLVESPTEPKWSPEGELFFVTDRGSGFWNIYKWVEQTNEIVPVYALDAEFTRPLWVFGISSYDFLGNSNIIFSYRQQGRSYLGVLDCDSGSVSMLDIPFSDLSNVVASDDYFYIEGASANIPMSIAKVTLNESKTKVVNFSIVWSSSPDVTQYKPFFSTPELVEFPTSKPGQKAYAYFYPPSNPNFQGLPDEKPPLLVKTHGGPTAETRAILDLSVQYWTSRGWAYVDVNYGGSTGYGREYRERLLEKWGIVDVDDCCGCARFLVESGKVDGRRLCITGRSAGGYTTLASLAFRDTFKAGASLYGVGDLTLLRAETHKFESHYLDNLVGNERAYYERSPINFVNQFTCPVILFQGLEDKVVPPDQARKIYNALKERGLPVALVEYEGEQHGFRKTENIKFTLEQQMVFFARLVGNFEVADDITPIKIENFD